A genomic window from Leptospiraceae bacterium includes:
- a CDS encoding Rpn family recombination-promoting nuclease/putative transposase, translating into MNSENIHDKFFKSLMTEKENAIDFFQNYLPPELLKEIDLETLELEKESFVDDKLKEGFSDVLYRVKIHQKTGYLYTLFDHKSRPGKYTALQLLKYILSIWERHLKLNKNRGKLPIVLPIVLYHGKSRWRSGTSLKPIIEHLPAYESYIPDFQYRLYDLSKYSDEEIKGNVILQTAFHLLKNIFSSELEERLPRIFKLFEKLQDESRALRWIEITMRYLVRSSTEITLDSLKKVAENINLEGVSKNTMPTIAETLIKEGYEKGIAKADLRAKREKRKEKLRTAMNLKKAGAELAFIAKITELEEVYLDRFFKKAKL; encoded by the coding sequence ATGAATTCCGAAAACATCCATGATAAGTTTTTTAAGTCCCTGATGACAGAGAAGGAAAATGCAATCGACTTCTTCCAAAACTATCTACCACCCGAACTACTAAAGGAAATCGACCTTGAAACTCTCGAATTAGAAAAGGAAAGCTTTGTAGATGATAAGCTAAAAGAAGGCTTTTCGGATGTTCTCTACCGGGTAAAGATTCACCAAAAAACCGGGTATTTATACACACTCTTTGACCATAAAAGTAGACCCGGAAAGTATACCGCATTGCAACTTTTGAAATATATTTTATCTATCTGGGAAAGACATCTGAAGTTAAACAAAAATAGGGGTAAGCTGCCCATCGTTCTCCCGATAGTTCTTTACCACGGTAAAAGCCGCTGGAGAAGCGGCACCAGTCTCAAACCGATAATCGAACATCTACCGGCCTATGAAAGCTATATACCGGATTTTCAGTATAGACTTTATGACCTATCCAAATATTCAGATGAAGAAATCAAAGGGAATGTGATCTTACAAACGGCTTTTCACCTGCTGAAAAACATCTTTTCCTCGGAACTGGAAGAGAGACTACCCAGAATATTCAAACTATTCGAGAAGCTACAGGATGAAAGCAGGGCCTTGAGATGGATAGAAATAACCATGCGCTACCTGGTAAGGAGTAGCACCGAAATAACACTTGACAGCCTGAAAAAAGTAGCTGAAAATATCAATCTGGAAGGAGTAAGTAAGAATACAATGCCAACAATCGCAGAGACACTCATTAAAGAAGGCTATGAAAAAGGGATTGCTAAAGCGGATCTGCGTGCAAAGCGGGAAAAGCGCAAAGAAAAGCTTCGTACTGCTATGAACCTAAAGAAAGCAGGGGCAGAACTTGCCTTTATCGCAAAAATCACCGAACTTGAAGAAGTTTACCTGGATCGCTTTTTCAAAAAAGCGAAACTTTAA
- a CDS encoding transposase, which translates to MQKGKPTQNAFVESFNGKFRNECLNENGFKDLKEAKQIISEWREHYNSSRPHSALGGISPFEYLKKIA; encoded by the coding sequence ATCCAGAAAGGGAAACCAACTCAAAATGCATTTGTAGAAAGTTTTAATGGCAAGTTTCGGAATGAATGTTTGAATGAAAATGGGTTTAAAGACTTAAAGGAAGCAAAACAAATCATTTCAGAATGGAGAGAACACTATAATAGCTCAAGACCACATAGTGCTCTTGGAGGAATTTCTCCATTTGAATATTTGAAAAAAATTGCTTGA